From one Vibrio neonatus genomic stretch:
- a CDS encoding ABC transporter ATP-binding protein/permease: protein MSWLLFAATVALSLLLVQVMVKLNVWNKEFFDALAALDGPLIYDLLLKFIGFVAIIVVMKVYAKWLQQWVEIRWRTWLTERLVGRWLSNQNFYRLTLTEEPDNPDQRIAEDIKLLTTDTLTLILGLIQSVATLSAFSIILWNLSSDFLLPLFDDIKISGYLLWLALIYSLAGAGVTHFFGHKLHKLYYQQQQREANFRARLLRSRDSAEQIALMHGQQREKSQLDSTFDDISFNWKSLMGREKKLGMVINTYHQIATMVPYFAAIPALMAGAITVGGLFQVRMAFMRVYSSLSWFIFRYDDLTYWSATVVRLTQFIEAMDKCEAFSQTTPNKGATTTHSVTEDKPLATPYGLSCEQLSIQKPNGQTLLSNISLQVKSGESLMIKGASGLGKSTLLRTLAGIWPFYQGQFRTDDHNVLLLPQKPYLPKSSMRECLSYPQAPNSDDAPYQTALEQVGLSALAEDLDNETEWQMKLSGGEQQKIALARALVQKPQLLILDEATSSLDEPSAYALIEQLRTLLPHSTILMVSHQSHLTELFERVMELGTDKHTTKPLLSAS from the coding sequence ATGTCATGGTTGCTATTTGCCGCCACTGTAGCCCTATCTTTATTACTTGTTCAGGTGATGGTGAAACTGAACGTTTGGAATAAAGAGTTTTTTGATGCCTTGGCCGCATTAGATGGTCCGCTAATTTACGATCTGCTACTTAAATTTATCGGCTTTGTTGCCATCATCGTAGTGATGAAAGTCTACGCAAAGTGGCTACAACAATGGGTGGAAATACGCTGGCGTACTTGGCTTACTGAGCGCCTTGTCGGTCGCTGGTTGAGCAACCAAAACTTTTATCGACTCACACTTACCGAAGAGCCTGATAACCCAGATCAACGTATTGCTGAAGACATTAAATTACTCACCACCGATACCTTAACCCTGATTTTAGGCTTAATCCAAAGTGTGGCAACTCTATCTGCGTTCAGTATCATTTTGTGGAACCTTTCCAGCGACTTTTTGTTGCCTTTATTTGATGACATCAAAATATCCGGCTATTTGCTGTGGCTGGCGCTCATTTATTCGTTAGCTGGTGCGGGCGTAACTCACTTCTTTGGCCATAAACTGCATAAGCTTTACTACCAACAACAACAGCGAGAAGCGAACTTTCGTGCTCGACTGCTACGTAGCCGCGACAGTGCCGAGCAAATTGCTTTAATGCACGGTCAACAGCGCGAAAAATCCCAGTTAGACTCCACATTTGATGATATTTCATTCAACTGGAAGTCCTTAATGGGGCGCGAAAAAAAACTCGGTATGGTCATCAACACCTACCACCAAATTGCAACTATGGTGCCATACTTTGCCGCTATTCCTGCACTGATGGCAGGCGCAATTACCGTTGGCGGACTCTTCCAAGTGCGTATGGCCTTTATGCGTGTTTACAGCTCACTCAGTTGGTTTATCTTCCGCTATGACGACCTAACGTATTGGAGTGCCACAGTTGTCCGTTTAACCCAATTTATTGAAGCTATGGATAAGTGCGAAGCATTCTCACAAACCACGCCAAACAAAGGGGCTACTACCACTCATTCAGTAACAGAAGACAAACCTTTGGCTACACCTTACGGTTTATCTTGCGAGCAATTGAGCATACAAAAGCCAAACGGTCAGACGCTGCTTTCTAATATTTCATTGCAAGTGAAATCAGGAGAGTCACTGATGATCAAAGGGGCCAGTGGCTTAGGTAAATCGACACTACTGCGCACACTAGCTGGCATTTGGCCGTTTTATCAAGGTCAATTCCGCACCGATGATCACAACGTGTTGCTACTTCCTCAAAAGCCTTATCTGCCCAAAAGCAGTATGCGTGAATGTTTAAGCTACCCACAAGCACCAAACTCAGACGATGCGCCATATCAAACCGCTCTAGAGCAAGTTGGACTTAGCGCACTGGCAGAAGACTTGGACAATGAAACCGAATGGCAAATGAAGCTCTCGGGAGGCGAACAACAAAAGATTGCTCTAGCCCGCGCTTTAGTACAAAAACCTCAACTGCTGATTCTGGATGAAGCCACCAGTAGCCTTGATGAACCAAGTGCCTACGCCCTGATTGAGCAATTGCGTACCCTATTGCCCCACAGCACCATCTTGATGGTCAGTCACCAAAGCCACCTAACTGAGCTGTTTGAACGGGTAATGGAGCTAGGCACAGACAAGCACACCACAAAGCCATTGCTTTCAGCGAGTTAG
- a CDS encoding DUF1254 domain-containing protein has product MKKTLIATIMTLGLVASANAATYEADVPASIITPNQVESKYLGELSYTDGAPSLDTHNKASDFVDTADAVRVFLSGIPVASIQGLLAGHQSIGMEANRTIGISEDLLDAKSIWLTANTTTPYVSGEIDLKQGPVVLEVGTPVLGLVDNAAFKFVARVGATHPQDQGNGGKYFFYHSSYQGELPEGYIHIKSEGYRHWLLLRVITTPQTMDSDIAKLKETMKLYPYGKQERTNFKNFSGVKYNTVHAMDESFYSEINELIQYEPSAVFDAEWLSMAKRLGIEKGKPFTPDTRMQGILKEASKIATAEARSYYFHPDESVTRYQDRKWFTPLVNGHEFIDNENGVINADDRALFHFMATGITPDMVTKTEGKGSDYLLATRDQDDKLLDGSKHYTVTLPAGVPVTKFWSFMVYDNQTRSMLETDQKAAGVDGLSKGVKKNADGSTTIHFAPKAPQGAAGNWVQTVDGKGYNVIFRVYGPTQAWFDNSWKPSDFKQVK; this is encoded by the coding sequence ATGAAAAAAACACTTATTGCTACGATCATGACTCTGGGTTTAGTTGCATCTGCGAATGCTGCAACCTACGAGGCCGACGTACCCGCTTCAATCATTACTCCTAATCAAGTGGAGTCAAAATATTTAGGTGAGCTTTCGTACACAGATGGTGCGCCGTCTCTTGATACGCACAATAAGGCGAGTGATTTTGTGGATACAGCCGATGCGGTTCGTGTTTTCCTTTCAGGCATCCCTGTTGCTTCTATTCAAGGTTTACTAGCCGGTCATCAAAGCATTGGTATGGAGGCAAACCGCACTATAGGTATTTCTGAGGACTTATTGGATGCAAAAAGTATCTGGTTAACCGCCAACACAACCACTCCTTATGTATCAGGTGAGATTGACTTAAAACAAGGACCAGTCGTTCTTGAAGTCGGCACTCCCGTCCTCGGTTTAGTAGATAACGCAGCCTTTAAGTTTGTGGCACGTGTTGGAGCAACTCATCCACAAGACCAAGGTAACGGCGGAAAATACTTCTTCTACCATTCTTCGTATCAGGGAGAGCTGCCTGAAGGGTATATTCACATTAAATCAGAGGGTTACCGTCACTGGTTATTACTGCGTGTGATTACTACGCCACAAACGATGGACAGTGATATTGCTAAGCTAAAAGAGACCATGAAGTTGTACCCATACGGCAAGCAAGAACGTACTAACTTTAAAAACTTCTCGGGCGTTAAGTACAACACAGTGCACGCGATGGATGAGTCTTTTTATTCGGAAATCAATGAGTTGATCCAATATGAGCCATCAGCAGTGTTTGATGCAGAGTGGTTATCTATGGCAAAACGTTTAGGCATTGAAAAAGGCAAGCCATTTACGCCAGATACACGCATGCAAGGCATTTTAAAAGAAGCCTCAAAGATCGCGACCGCCGAAGCGCGCAGTTATTACTTCCATCCAGACGAGTCGGTGACTCGCTATCAAGATAGAAAGTGGTTTACGCCATTGGTAAATGGTCATGAGTTTATCGACAATGAAAATGGCGTGATTAACGCCGATGATCGAGCATTGTTCCACTTTATGGCGACAGGTATCACCCCAGATATGGTGACCAAAACCGAGGGTAAAGGCTCTGATTACCTTCTAGCGACTCGAGATCAAGACGACAAGCTGCTTGATGGTTCAAAACACTATACGGTCACGCTACCAGCAGGTGTGCCTGTAACTAAGTTCTGGTCATTTATGGTGTACGACAACCAAACCCGCTCTATGTTAGAGACAGATCAAAAAGCGGCTGGGGTCGATGGATTAAGCAAAGGTGTGAAGAAAAACGCGGACGGCTCAACCACTATCCACTTTGCACCTAAAGCACCACAAGGCGCTGCAGGAAATTGGGTTCAAACGGTGGATGGCAAAGGTTATAACGTGATTTTCCGTGTTTATGGCCCAACGCAAGCATGGTTTGATAACTCATGGAAACCTAGTGATTTTAAACAGGTTAAATAA
- a CDS encoding LysR family transcriptional regulator — MNRSLARVDLNLLVTMDVLLRERNVSRASEVLFVSQSAVSRALARLRATFDDPLFTRVSTGLVPTEKALLIEKQLLVLLPQLQQVFGSEQFDPYVADNSFAISMPAFLSSALFPKLVLRLQKIAPKVTITEHSAKANPYPAIDQGYIDFALHFIQPANAKYVATHLGSLRPQLFVRNSHPLSKNKEVTLQDTIAFPMIGMVVDEDQHHSFNAPILQVYKDMMHDNRPILRSSQTQVLVDVLIKTDAILFGTNSIQALPDFGEHFIQLPSPELDGKEALAVPAYLIHHQRCSSSAAHLWMQTILIEELSALLPHNSNLHDI, encoded by the coding sequence ATGAACCGAAGCTTAGCTAGAGTGGATTTAAACCTGTTGGTGACAATGGATGTGTTGTTAAGGGAAAGAAATGTCTCTCGGGCGTCTGAAGTGTTGTTTGTTTCTCAATCTGCGGTCAGTAGAGCGCTGGCACGCCTACGCGCCACGTTTGATGATCCTTTGTTTACTCGCGTATCAACAGGGTTAGTGCCTACCGAAAAAGCGCTACTTATCGAAAAGCAGCTACTGGTATTGCTCCCTCAACTGCAGCAAGTGTTCGGTTCAGAGCAGTTTGACCCCTATGTTGCAGACAATAGTTTTGCTATCTCTATGCCTGCTTTTTTATCTAGTGCTCTATTTCCCAAATTAGTATTAAGACTGCAAAAAATCGCCCCCAAAGTGACCATCACTGAACACTCTGCCAAAGCTAACCCGTATCCTGCTATTGACCAAGGTTATATTGATTTTGCATTGCACTTTATCCAACCTGCCAATGCAAAATATGTGGCGACACACTTGGGTTCATTGAGACCTCAGTTATTCGTACGCAACTCTCACCCTTTGAGTAAGAATAAAGAGGTGACACTGCAAGATACGATAGCATTTCCTATGATTGGCATGGTCGTCGATGAGGATCAGCACCACTCCTTCAATGCACCCATTTTACAAGTCTACAAAGATATGATGCACGACAATCGCCCTATATTGAGAAGCTCACAGACTCAGGTGTTGGTCGATGTGCTGATTAAAACAGACGCCATATTATTTGGCACTAACAGCATCCAAGCCCTCCCCGATTTCGGCGAGCACTTTATTCAATTACCATCGCCAGAGTTAGATGGAAAAGAGGCGCTTGCGGTTCCGGCATACCTTATTCACCATCAAAGGTGTTCCAGCAGCGCAGCGCACCTATGGATGCAAACGATATTAATAGAAGAGTTGAGTGCATTGCTGCCACACAATAGCAACTTACATGATATTTGA
- a CDS encoding VC2662 family protein, translated as MKKRLVAVAFAASVASSFACAQTPVMFSTIDMNAPQDNVVHGVRLAVLHGKVSEVKGVDFSLVGLSESDRTTGANFSIAFGANKVNKEMTGVSLGWFNWNTGKATGANLGLANITHDVNGLNWAAVNYSTGTTVADVGLVSLSNKSTVQVGFFNKTKHIDAVQVGLVNCADNGFFKCFPIVNFPK; from the coding sequence ATGAAAAAAAGACTTGTTGCCGTAGCCTTTGCTGCTAGCGTTGCTTCTTCATTTGCATGTGCACAAACACCTGTTATGTTTTCAACTATCGACATGAACGCACCACAAGATAATGTGGTTCACGGCGTACGTTTGGCGGTTCTACACGGTAAAGTATCTGAAGTTAAAGGTGTTGATTTCTCTTTAGTTGGTTTGTCTGAATCTGATCGTACTACAGGTGCAAACTTCAGCATCGCCTTTGGTGCAAACAAAGTTAACAAAGAAATGACTGGTGTCTCTCTTGGTTGGTTTAACTGGAACACAGGTAAAGCGACAGGTGCTAACTTAGGTTTAGCGAACATTACTCATGATGTGAATGGTCTTAACTGGGCAGCAGTAAACTACTCAACAGGCACAACAGTAGCCGATGTGGGTCTTGTAAGCCTTTCAAACAAATCTACTGTTCAAGTAGGTTTCTTCAACAAAACTAAACACATTGATGCGGTACAAGTAGGTTTAGTGAACTGTGCAGATAACGGATTTTTTAAATGTTTCCCAATCGTCAACTTCCCTAAATAA
- a CDS encoding ABC transporter permease: protein MNWLSIFKLELKAILTNPVVVLTIFGGVVFYSFLYPLPYAKQIPNQQHITVVNLDKSKVSFDLERMVDATSQIQIVERAHSIAQAKQQFLNGDVRGILVIPEHFYRDLLLGKSPTLSFAGDASYFLVYGTIVEGLARAGGTLAAKAKVARLVMEGEPLVSAAKHHASIDVNMKPTFNVTGGYVNYVVPAVFVLILQQTLVMGVGIVGATITQPTIAQNAKEQRESWQRLLARVVCFTGFYYVLGAYYFGWSFDFYSVARLAHPLQLLIFGTPFLLSGCMIGLLLGMLVPRRELVTVIVLMSSMPLVFSAGFIWPLEAIPTPLIWLSNLFPSTPAIQGFLKLNQMGADFSQVTPQYFLLIAQVIGWSILVYALRRRKQAVKMREGKVL, encoded by the coding sequence ATGAATTGGCTGTCCATATTTAAGCTTGAATTAAAAGCCATTTTAACCAATCCGGTGGTAGTACTTACTATCTTCGGTGGCGTTGTATTCTATTCGTTTTTATACCCACTGCCATATGCAAAACAAATTCCGAATCAGCAACATATTACGGTGGTGAATCTAGATAAAAGCAAGGTGAGTTTTGATCTGGAACGCATGGTTGATGCTACCTCGCAAATTCAGATTGTGGAGCGAGCACACAGCATTGCACAGGCGAAACAGCAGTTTTTAAATGGCGATGTGCGAGGGATTTTAGTCATTCCAGAGCATTTCTATCGCGATCTACTGCTGGGCAAGAGTCCGACCTTATCCTTTGCCGGTGATGCTTCCTATTTTCTTGTATACGGCACCATTGTGGAAGGGTTAGCCCGAGCTGGTGGTACTTTGGCCGCTAAAGCAAAAGTGGCGCGTCTGGTTATGGAAGGGGAGCCTTTAGTGAGCGCCGCCAAGCACCACGCGTCAATTGATGTGAACATGAAGCCCACCTTTAACGTGACTGGCGGATACGTTAATTATGTAGTTCCTGCGGTGTTTGTGTTGATTCTGCAACAAACCCTAGTGATGGGCGTTGGTATCGTAGGGGCAACCATTACCCAGCCAACCATAGCCCAGAATGCTAAAGAACAGCGCGAGTCGTGGCAGAGGTTACTGGCGAGAGTGGTGTGCTTTACCGGGTTTTATTACGTATTGGGCGCTTATTATTTTGGTTGGAGCTTTGATTTTTATTCGGTGGCTCGCTTAGCGCATCCATTGCAATTGTTGATCTTCGGCACGCCCTTTTTATTGTCCGGCTGCATGATAGGGCTATTGTTAGGCATGCTAGTACCGAGACGTGAGTTAGTGACTGTGATTGTGCTAATGAGTTCAATGCCATTAGTCTTTAGCGCCGGCTTTATCTGGCCACTTGAGGCTATCCCAACTCCATTAATTTGGTTGTCCAACTTATTCCCAAGCACTCCGGCCATTCAAGGTTTCTTAAAACTGAATCAAATGGGGGCTGACTTTTCTCAAGTCACGCCTCAATATTTCTTATTAATTGCGCAGGTGATTGGTTGGTCAATACTGGTGTATGCCCTAAGAAGGCGTAAGCAGGCAGTGAAAATGCGAGAGGGAAAGGTATTGTAG
- a CDS encoding ABC transporter permease — protein sequence MFRFIADEWQRLWRDKWLLASITWVPILLAVSLWWIFSQGIARALPIAVVDHQQSRLSHELVRYLDASETLYVSTHFQSEYDAKRALSGSDIYAYVVIPRDFDRDIFLSNPPQVSVFYNSQYILVGKLVNSSVLRSVGTFDAKIQTAKKLASGNSTIKSALGKAVTVRTQITPLFNSNSNYAQFLVSAIVPAVWQIVIVVGTVLTLAMHKRLGTMDKWLEQGVVGAMTKTLACYIPIYWTLGVGSLLWFYAYLQWPMQGGYAVLIFAQLATVLACTLVGAVFFFMTFDAARALSFAGAFTAPGFAFMGITFPVTDMGTLAQGWRSLLPISHYIEAQVSQVSYGASTLQTLGFLVPMLGYLVLLLVLAKLAPKKIKGALA from the coding sequence ATGTTTCGTTTTATAGCGGACGAATGGCAACGATTGTGGCGAGATAAATGGCTATTGGCCTCCATTACTTGGGTGCCGATTTTGCTGGCAGTGAGCCTGTGGTGGATCTTTTCACAAGGTATCGCGCGTGCACTGCCGATTGCAGTCGTCGATCATCAGCAAAGCCGTTTGTCACACGAGTTAGTTCGATACCTTGATGCCAGTGAAACTTTGTATGTTAGCACTCACTTTCAAAGTGAGTACGATGCCAAAAGGGCACTCAGTGGCAGTGATATCTATGCCTATGTGGTGATCCCGAGAGATTTTGACCGCGATATTTTCTTGTCCAATCCACCGCAAGTGAGCGTGTTTTATAACAGCCAGTACATTTTGGTGGGGAAACTGGTTAATTCATCGGTATTGCGCTCAGTGGGAACATTTGATGCGAAGATACAAACGGCGAAGAAGCTAGCCTCTGGTAACTCAACCATTAAAAGTGCGTTAGGCAAAGCGGTTACGGTGCGCACGCAAATTACGCCGCTGTTTAACTCAAACAGCAACTACGCACAGTTTTTGGTATCAGCGATTGTGCCAGCCGTTTGGCAAATTGTGATTGTAGTGGGCACTGTGCTGACGTTAGCAATGCATAAGAGACTAGGCACTATGGATAAGTGGCTTGAGCAGGGCGTAGTGGGCGCTATGACGAAAACATTAGCCTGTTACATTCCGATTTATTGGACGCTGGGTGTGGGCTCTTTACTTTGGTTTTATGCCTACTTGCAGTGGCCGATGCAAGGCGGCTATGCGGTGCTTATCTTTGCGCAACTTGCCACAGTGCTGGCGTGCACATTAGTCGGCGCAGTATTCTTCTTTATGACCTTTGATGCTGCCAGAGCCTTGAGTTTTGCCGGTGCATTTACCGCCCCAGGTTTTGCCTTTATGGGGATCACTTTTCCGGTAACGGATATGGGGACGCTGGCACAAGGTTGGCGCAGTTTGTTGCCAATAAGCCATTATATCGAGGCGCAGGTGAGTCAGGTGTCTTATGGCGCTTCTACTTTGCAAACATTAGGTTTTCTCGTTCCTATGTTGGGGTATTTAGTTCTGCTACTGGTGCTGGCTAAACTGGCTCCGAAAAAGATAAAAGGGGCGTTAGCATGA
- a CDS encoding HlyD family secretion protein, protein MSAKTPIALVAVVLIGLVGYGFYQAYQPQPIRIQGQMTAQQYSISSKVPGRIESINVKKGDQVKEGDLIFTIYSPEIDAKLEQARAGQEAAGALAQEAENGARTQQISAARDQWSKAKAASELMEKTYRRVDNLYQDGVLAEQKRDEAYTQWKAAKYTENAAHQMYLLAKEGARSETKKAASEKARMAAGAVAEVEAYAADTHIESWFDGEVSQVLLHSGELAPQGFPVVTVIDTLDSWAVFNVREDLLKHFQKDAEISAFVPALDKTVRFRISHISVMGDFATWRSTDSSQGFDLRTFEVEARPLQDLDKFRIGMSVVLTLDEKE, encoded by the coding sequence ATGTCAGCTAAAACCCCTATTGCTCTAGTCGCAGTAGTCCTTATTGGTCTTGTTGGATACGGTTTTTATCAAGCTTACCAACCACAGCCAATTCGCATTCAAGGACAGATGACCGCTCAGCAATACAGCATCTCTTCTAAAGTTCCGGGTCGCATTGAAAGCATCAATGTGAAAAAGGGCGATCAGGTTAAGGAAGGCGACCTTATCTTTACCATCTACAGCCCTGAAATTGATGCCAAATTAGAGCAGGCGCGCGCAGGCCAAGAAGCCGCCGGTGCATTGGCTCAAGAAGCGGAAAACGGCGCTCGTACTCAGCAAATTTCTGCCGCTCGCGACCAATGGAGTAAAGCTAAAGCTGCGTCTGAGTTGATGGAGAAAACCTATCGCCGCGTGGATAATTTATATCAAGACGGCGTACTCGCCGAGCAAAAACGTGACGAGGCATACACGCAGTGGAAAGCGGCTAAATATACAGAAAATGCTGCTCATCAAATGTACTTGTTAGCCAAAGAAGGCGCACGCTCTGAAACCAAAAAAGCCGCCAGTGAAAAAGCGCGTATGGCAGCTGGCGCAGTGGCAGAAGTCGAAGCCTATGCGGCAGATACCCATATTGAAAGTTGGTTTGATGGTGAGGTCTCACAAGTGCTACTGCATAGCGGTGAGCTTGCTCCGCAAGGATTCCCGGTAGTGACCGTTATTGATACCTTAGATTCTTGGGCGGTGTTTAATGTGCGCGAAGATCTGCTTAAACATTTCCAAAAAGATGCTGAAATCAGTGCGTTTGTTCCCGCGTTGGATAAAACGGTTCGTTTTCGTATTTCGCATATCTCAGTAATGGGCGACTTTGCCACATGGCGATCAACAGACAGCAGTCAGGGCTTTGATTTACGCACTTTTGAGGTGGAAGCTCGTCCACTGCAAGATTTGGATAAATTCCGTATTGGTATGAGTGTTGTGTTAACGCTAGACGAAAAAGAGTAA
- a CDS encoding TolC family protein, producing MCGFALPAVAQPVTFSQAWALLQQQNNSLAASQANVDRYKNLQSAKQSLNLPSVTLNANYTRLDDDIKLSGQQIADSISTPIALPPISLPILASSYSTIAEKDVFTSSIRAIWPIFTGGKIISAQSIASAQTDEARAQLEMERQARYEDLAKYYFGVVLSKQVVETYKNVEKGLEQHASFAAKLEKQGQIARVERLQADASLAKAKVDRKKAERDLEIATSALTQILNQSQTVTPVSPLFINKSLPPLSAYTNETLVTYPGLSILDAKEKQAKGLTDVQKSKYYPDVYLYGDYNLYEDDSLASQLKPDWFVGVGVSIPLLETSGRSSQLDAAHSAVLQITHLRAQAKQDLSVLVQKTYLEAEQSMEEVKGLETSIELAEENLRLRRKMFSQGLSNSLDVVDAELYLASIQTQQHVARFNYLISLNKLLALSGKMNTFNQYETRPNKAINEASVGTKGEVNVS from the coding sequence ATGTGTGGGTTTGCGCTACCTGCTGTTGCTCAACCTGTGACCTTCTCTCAAGCGTGGGCGTTGTTACAGCAACAAAACAATTCACTGGCGGCTAGCCAAGCTAATGTTGACCGTTACAAAAACCTGCAAAGTGCCAAACAGAGCTTAAATTTGCCGTCGGTCACTTTAAATGCCAACTACACCCGTCTGGATGATGACATTAAGCTCAGTGGACAACAGATTGCCGATAGTATTTCGACCCCTATCGCACTGCCGCCTATTTCTCTGCCAATCTTAGCCAGCTCTTATTCAACTATTGCAGAAAAAGACGTATTTACCTCTTCTATTCGAGCGATTTGGCCCATCTTCACCGGGGGTAAAATCATTTCGGCACAATCTATTGCGTCTGCACAAACGGACGAAGCTCGTGCGCAACTAGAGATGGAGCGACAAGCGCGATACGAAGACCTAGCCAAATACTATTTTGGGGTTGTACTGTCTAAGCAAGTGGTTGAAACCTATAAAAATGTAGAGAAAGGCTTGGAGCAACATGCCAGCTTTGCCGCCAAGTTAGAAAAGCAAGGGCAGATTGCTCGAGTAGAAAGATTACAAGCGGATGCATCGCTCGCCAAAGCCAAAGTAGATAGGAAAAAAGCAGAGCGAGATTTAGAAATTGCCACCAGTGCATTAACGCAAATTTTAAATCAGTCGCAAACCGTGACCCCTGTGAGTCCCCTCTTCATCAATAAATCGCTTCCTCCTTTGAGTGCCTATACCAACGAAACGTTAGTGACCTATCCGGGCCTGTCTATTTTGGATGCTAAAGAGAAACAAGCTAAAGGGCTGACGGATGTGCAAAAAAGTAAGTACTACCCAGATGTGTATTTATACGGAGATTACAACCTGTATGAAGATGACTCGTTAGCTTCGCAATTAAAGCCAGACTGGTTTGTCGGGGTAGGGGTCAGCATTCCGCTACTTGAAACCAGTGGACGCTCTAGCCAACTGGATGCCGCTCATAGCGCGGTATTGCAAATCACTCATTTGCGCGCTCAGGCGAAGCAAGATCTTTCGGTGTTAGTACAAAAAACGTATTTAGAAGCCGAGCAGTCGATGGAAGAGGTCAAAGGGTTAGAGACCAGTATCGAGCTTGCCGAAGAAAACCTACGCTTACGTCGAAAAATGTTTAGCCAAGGGTTATCTAACTCGTTAGATGTGGTGGATGCGGAGTTATACCTTGCCAGCATTCAAACCCAGCAGCATGTTGCTCGTTTTAACTACTTAATATCACTGAATAAACTGCTCGCACTGAGTGGCAAAATGAACACTTTTAATCAATATGAGACCCGTCCTAACAAGGCTATCAATGAAGCTAGCGTAGGCACTAAAGGAGAAGTCAATGTCAGCTAA